A single Natrinema sp. HArc-T2 DNA region contains:
- a CDS encoding 30S ribosomal protein S17e — protein sequence MAIKPAYVKKTGNLLLEQYPEAFTTDFEQNKESVEKLTNVDSKGVRNRIAGYVTRKKGAQVPA from the coding sequence ATGGCAATCAAACCGGCCTACGTCAAGAAGACCGGCAACCTCCTCCTGGAGCAGTACCCGGAAGCGTTCACGACTGACTTCGAACAGAACAAAGAAAGCGTCGAGAAGCTCACCAACGTCGATTCCAAGGGCGTTCGTAACCGCATCGCGGGATACGTCACTCGAAAGAAAGGCGCGCAAGTGCCTGCGTAA
- the asd gene encoding aspartate-semialdehyde dehydrogenase: MAVRVGVLGATGAVGQRLIQLLDPHPDFEIAALTASDASAGKTYRQAAKWRVDSPIPDDVADMTVTATDPDDVPNDVDLLFSSLPSSVGEAVEPGFCEAGYVVSSNSSNGRMDEDIPLVIPEVNADHLDLLEVQRDERGWDGAMVKNPNCSTITFVPTLAALDDYGLEKVHVATLQAVSGAGYDGVTSMEIIDNAIPHIGGEEDKLETESKKLLGSFDGAELALNDVEVGASCNRIPTIDGHLENVFVETAEDLTPDEAAEAMREYPSLDLPSSPDQLIEVFEDPERPQPRLDRTLGDGMSVSAGGIRESTFGLQYNCLAHNTMRGAAGASVLNGELLLENGYL; the protein is encoded by the coding sequence ATGGCAGTACGAGTAGGCGTACTCGGTGCGACCGGAGCCGTTGGACAGCGACTCATCCAGCTGCTCGACCCGCACCCTGATTTCGAGATCGCAGCACTGACCGCAAGCGACGCAAGCGCCGGCAAGACGTACCGGCAGGCCGCAAAGTGGCGCGTCGACAGTCCAATCCCGGACGACGTCGCCGACATGACCGTGACGGCGACCGACCCCGACGACGTGCCAAACGACGTCGACCTCCTGTTCTCGTCGCTCCCCTCGAGCGTCGGCGAGGCCGTCGAGCCCGGCTTCTGTGAGGCCGGCTACGTCGTCTCCTCGAACTCCTCGAACGGTCGAATGGACGAGGACATCCCCCTCGTGATCCCCGAGGTCAACGCCGACCACCTCGACTTGCTCGAGGTCCAGCGCGACGAGCGCGGCTGGGACGGCGCGATGGTCAAAAACCCCAACTGCTCGACGATCACCTTCGTCCCCACGCTCGCCGCCCTCGACGACTACGGCCTCGAGAAAGTCCACGTCGCGACCCTGCAGGCCGTCTCGGGCGCGGGCTACGACGGCGTCACCTCGATGGAGATCATCGACAACGCCATTCCCCACATCGGCGGCGAAGAGGACAAACTCGAGACCGAATCGAAGAAACTGCTCGGCAGCTTCGACGGCGCGGAACTGGCGCTCAACGACGTCGAGGTCGGCGCTTCGTGTAACCGTATCCCGACGATCGACGGCCACCTCGAAAACGTCTTCGTCGAAACCGCCGAGGACCTCACCCCCGACGAGGCCGCCGAGGCCATGCGCGAGTACCCCTCCCTCGACCTTCCTTCCTCGCCGGACCAGTTGATCGAAGTCTTCGAAGACCCCGAGCGACCACAGCCACGCCTCGACCGCACCCTCGGCGACGGCATGTCGGTCTCTGCCGGCGGCATTCGCGAGTCGACGTTCGGCCTGCAGTACAACTGTCTCGCACACAATACGATGCGCGGCGCAGCCGGTGCGAGCGTGCTCAACGGCGAACTACTGCTCGAGAACGGCTACCTCTAG
- a CDS encoding HalOD1 output domain-containing protein gives METEPALCKSRLQDGCDVYQAQPDQPFSEAVIEAIAADSDLDALEIADEFGPLYDAIDPSALDSLFQSPEGTNRTVGCVTFVYAGYRISVDQTGRVVLTELQ, from the coding sequence ATGGAAACTGAACCCGCTCTCTGCAAGTCGCGTCTACAGGACGGCTGCGATGTCTATCAGGCTCAGCCGGATCAGCCGTTCAGCGAAGCGGTCATCGAAGCGATCGCGGCAGACTCCGATCTGGACGCCCTCGAGATCGCAGACGAGTTCGGTCCCCTGTACGACGCGATCGATCCGTCTGCGCTCGATTCGCTGTTTCAGTCTCCCGAGGGAACGAACCGGACCGTCGGCTGTGTGACGTTCGTCTACGCTGGCTATCGGATCTCGGTCGATCAGACCGGTCGAGTCGTACTGACCGAACTGCAGTAA